Within Streptomyces albofaciens JCM 4342, the genomic segment AGGCGCCCCAGATCGAGCCGTACGTCACACTGCCCCCGGTGACGTACGCCGTCTCCGGCGCCATGGTCAGGCCGAAGTTGGACGGCATCCTGGCGAGCACCCCGTCGATGATGCGGATCAGGTTGGCCTGCGAGGCGGACAGGGTGTTGATGTTGCCGCTGCCGGTGAGCCCGGTCTCGATGTCGATGTCGATGCCGTCGAAGTTGTACTTCTGCAGGATCGGCACCACCGTCTCCACGAACCGGTCGGCGACCTTGCTGGAGCTGAGGTCGATACCCGCCGCGGCGCCGCCGATGGACATCAGGATCGTCTGGCCCGCCGCCTTGGCCTCGCACATCTCGGCCGGCGTCGCGACCTTCACCGTCGCGTCCATGCCGTCCTCCCACAGGACCGTGCCGTCCGAGCGGATCACGGGGAAGGCGGCGTTGAGGACGTTGTAGCCGTGCTGGGCGATCCGGGGGTCGGTGATCCTGGTCCAGCCGAACGGCGGGTGGACGCCGTTGGCGGCGCCGTCCCAGTTCTCCCAGTAGCCCTGGAGCACCTTGCCCGCGGGTCTGGATTTGACCGGACAGGTGGCGTCCCGGGGTGCGGCGTGCGGGGCCGCGGCGGCCGGCACCTGGGCGGCGCAGACCATCGCCAGGCCGATTCCGAGCAGGCGAAGCGCCCGACCGAACATGATGTGCTCCTTCCCGGCGGTGGCCGGCGGTGACGGAGGAGGGGGACCGGTGGAGCGGGGTGGGGGTGGTGCCGAGTGGGGGCGTGCGGGGGTGGCGGCGTGCGGGCGGTGGCCGGAACCCGCGCGTCGCGCTGCCCGAACCGTAGGGTGACGCGCAGGGGCCGTCAATAGGTCTGGACCAAGTCCGTACGGAGGCGGGCACGCCGCCCGTACGCCGTGACCGGGTCACCGCCGCCGCGCCCGCCGCCACCGGACAACAAGCCGTCCGCGCGCTGCCGTTGCCGCGGTGCGGGCAGATCACGGGCCCGCCGGAGCGGCGAGCGGAGAGCGAACGGAGCAGCGAACGGGGCGGGGGGCGCGGTGGCGAGCGAAACCCCCGACGTGCTCTGTCTCTGTCCTCGGTTTCGAAATCAAACCTTTGGGTGGCCCCGTTCACACGATCGAAGGCGAAGGCGGCGCTGGGGGAGCGTGTGCCGCGGTGCTCCGATACGCTCGCGACGATGCCTGTGCATCGGGGGCGCGTGCTTTGTGATCTGTTCTCCCAGGGGCGGCAGCAGCTGTGGCGCCGTTGCATCGGCCACCGCGCTGCCCTGAAGGGCGAGAAGCAGGGCGGGATGGTGAGCCCGCACCGTGACCGGGCCGCAGGGGAGGGGCAGGATGAACACCGCTGTCACGGAAAGGGGCCGGTTGGCCGCAGTGACCCGTTACGGAATCGTGGACATCCCCGCCGAGCCGTCCTTCGGCCGCATCGTGGCCCTGGCGGCCCGTTGGTTCGACGCACCCATCGCCACCGTGACCGTCGTCGACGCGCACCGGGCGTGGTTCAAGGCTTCCCGCGGTCTGAAAGGGATCACCGACGCCGCTCGGTGCCCTGGCTTGGCGGAAGCGGCGCTGCTGGCTGACGGCCCGTACGTCGTCCCCGACACCCTGCGCGACGCGGCGGCGTCCGGCCACCCGCTGGTCACCGGGCCGCCGGGCGTACGGTTCTACGCCGCCTGCCCGCTGACCACGCGCGAGGGCCACCGGCTGGGCACGGTGGACGTGTGGGACACCCGCCCCCGCCATGCCACCACCGAGCAACTGGAGGCGCTGCAGGACCTGGCCGCGGTGGTCATGGACGAACTGGAGACGCGCTGCCGCGCCGCCTCGACGGTGCGCGCCGAACGCCGCCGCCGAAAGCGGGCCGAGGCGGAGTCGGCCGAGAGGGAGCTGCTGGCCGCCACGCTGGAACGCATGCTCGCCCCGCCGCAACTGCCCACCGTGCCGGGGCTGGAACTCGCCAGTCATCTGCGCACCGTCGGCCCCCGGCAGATCGGTGGTGACTTCTACGACGTCTTCTCCCTGCCCGGGAATCAGTGGGCCTTCGTGGTCGGGGACGTATGCGGCAAGGGAGCCCAGGCCGCATCCCTGACCGCGCTGATCCGCCACACGGTCCGCGCCCAGGCCCTGCACGATCCGGCGCCTACGGCTGTGCTGGGCGCCTTGAACCGGACCTTGCTGACGGCCCCCGGGGAAGGGCGGCCGGGTTTTTGCACCGCCATGTACGGGCTGCTGCGGCGTGACCCCGCCGGCCGGCCGCCGGTACAGCGGGGCTTCACCATGGTGCTGGGCAGCGGCGGCCACCCGAGCGCTTTCGTGCTGCGCGCCGACGGCACGGTCGAACGCCTGCGGCCGGAGGGTGGCATGCTCGTCGGAGCCCTGGCGGAGGCCACCTTCGCGGAGTGCGATGCCCACTTGGGGCCGGGCGACGCGCTGCTGTTGTACACCGACGGGCTGACCGAGGCACGCCTTGCCGACAGCAGCCTGCTGGGCGAGGACGGCCTGGCGCGTCTGCTGCCCTCGCAGGCCGGGGCCGGGGCTGCCGCACTGACCGAGGCGATCAGTGCGCTGCTGACGGACCTGGAGACCGCGGTGTGCGACGACGTGGCCGTGGTGGCGCTGGCCGTGCCGGCTGCCGGCCCAGGCCGCGAGCGGGGTCTACCAGGACCACGGCAGGCGGATTGACCCACAGCGAAGGGCAGGGCATGGCCGATACGGACCTGACGGTGCACGACGCTCGCCGGATGGGCACGTGGACGGTGGCCGCCGTCACCGGCGAGATCGACTTCAGCAGCGCCGACGCCCTGTACAGCCAGGCGCGCCGGCTCATCAGCGAGGGCCCGGGGTGCCTGCTGCTCGACTTCTCCGCGGTCACCTTCTGCGACTCCTCCGGCATCAGCTCCCTGATCGGTCTGATGCGCGAGGCCCGCATACGTCACGGAACCCTGGCCCTGGCCGCGGCGCCCGAGCGCGTGAGCAGGGCGCTGCACCAGATCGGGCTGCACCATTTCATTCCTGTCTACCCCGACATCGAGGCGGCGCTGGCCGCCGCACCCGGCGCTCCGCCCCCGTGCGGCAGCGGCTAGCAGGTGAAATAGCAGCGCACCGTGGTGCCGTGCTCGCTGGTGTGCATCCGTACGAGGTCGGCGACCAGCTGGACGAGCAGCAGCCCACGCCCGCCGGGCCGTCCCGCAGGCGCGGGGTGCCGTCCGGCCAGCGGGTCGGCCAGCCGTCCGCGATCGCACACCTCCCACACCACCTGCTGTCCTTCGGACCAGATCCGCAAGGTACCCGAACCCCCGCCGTGTACCACGCTGTTGGTGGTCAGCTCGGCCACCGCCAGCTCCATGTCCTGCAGCCGGGACCCGGTCAGCCCCA encodes:
- a CDS encoding chitinase — translated: MFGRALRLLGIGLAMVCAAQVPAAAAPHAAPRDATCPVKSRPAGKVLQGYWENWDGAANGVHPPFGWTRITDPRIAQHGYNVLNAAFPVIRSDGTVLWEDGMDATVKVATPAEMCEAKAAGQTILMSIGGAAAGIDLSSSKVADRFVETVVPILQKYNFDGIDIDIETGLTGSGNINTLSASQANLIRIIDGVLARMPSNFGLTMAPETAYVTGGSVTYGSIWGAYLPIVKKYADNGRLWWLNMQYYNGSMYGCSGDAYSAGTVQGFTAQTDCLNKGLVIQGTTIKVPYDKQVPGLPAQPGAGGGYMSPGLVGQAWNTYRGGLKGLMTWSVNWDGSKAWSFGNNVKALQGR
- a CDS encoding PP2C family protein-serine/threonine phosphatase: MTRYGIVDIPAEPSFGRIVALAARWFDAPIATVTVVDAHRAWFKASRGLKGITDAARCPGLAEAALLADGPYVVPDTLRDAAASGHPLVTGPPGVRFYAACPLTTREGHRLGTVDVWDTRPRHATTEQLEALQDLAAVVMDELETRCRAASTVRAERRRRKRAEAESAERELLAATLERMLAPPQLPTVPGLELASHLRTVGPRQIGGDFYDVFSLPGNQWAFVVGDVCGKGAQAASLTALIRHTVRAQALHDPAPTAVLGALNRTLLTAPGEGRPGFCTAMYGLLRRDPAGRPPVQRGFTMVLGSGGHPSAFVLRADGTVERLRPEGGMLVGALAEATFAECDAHLGPGDALLLYTDGLTEARLADSSLLGEDGLARLLPSQAGAGAAALTEAISALLTDLETAVCDDVAVVALAVPAAGPGRERGLPGPRQAD
- a CDS encoding STAS domain-containing protein, whose product is MADTDLTVHDARRMGTWTVAAVTGEIDFSSADALYSQARRLISEGPGCLLLDFSAVTFCDSSGISSLIGLMREARIRHGTLALAAAPERVSRALHQIGLHHFIPVYPDIEAALAAAPGAPPPCGSG